The following are encoded together in the Deinococcus malanensis genome:
- a CDS encoding ATP-binding protein, with amino-acid sequence MLDPSAGDALLPPDVFPHLVWTVDMRGDVLWGNHAWHTYIRRRTHQGRLSFIDLLEPEDQHDLTVRLAGHAPFTLELRLRSGDNLVHWFRVHGQPQRSSPDGRSTWVLTGVDIDDLQAERQRSAQLQAIVDASASCVKILDLDSHLLWMNQGGMATMEIDDFDVCRNLLWLDFWEGDTRAVVEDAINRARGGEHVTFEAARTTFKGTPKWWEISITPLYNAEGRIDRLSAVSRDITASKAAQEAVAALDAFVAFSEIAGVSTDVLLLALHAVAVLRSTLGDVTVAYYTLHGDLWKAQVWSDDLAPEITAVLAAGIPVTAPSFAQALETAQPVFVAGWDADAQGVPRTEEYGAAAFSPCFVAGHAQGLLAMGTKKAGHLNEREQAVFRAVGRSLTLALERAEVAQRIIDQRTELAARTRALEGFAALTHDLTLHPEREVLLRRSMELVLSLVPTGYAVYYQRQGSCWCATAQVGDVGSADLQAAIENGFPFGQTPSLDNPWKTKEALFQDEYDHTTDVEASLVQHLRTIATLPVMVEGRVHGIFNVNLFESRTWSAADRAVLTSIAHSLGLAMDSAQGVIHLAEERRKLESANEELEAFAYSVSHDLRTPVRHIVGFAALLRKHLSAGVDDKAARYLTVIDEAAGRMNSLIDAMLDLSRTSRLPLRVTPVDLGILLDRVKLDLRPDLSGREVRWEVRPLPVVMGDPDMLLQVLENMLSNALKYTRNREVATIEVWAEERDREWVVFVRDNGAGFDPRYGEKLFGVFQRLHRQDEFEGVGVGLANVRRIIHRHGGKVTADGSPGQGATFSFTMPMP; translated from the coding sequence ATGCTCGATCCATCCGCTGGAGACGCATTGCTCCCACCTGATGTGTTCCCCCATCTGGTGTGGACGGTCGACATGCGGGGAGACGTCCTGTGGGGCAATCACGCCTGGCACACCTACATCCGCAGGAGAACGCATCAGGGTAGGCTCAGTTTCATCGACCTGCTGGAGCCTGAAGATCAGCACGACCTGACAGTCCGGCTGGCCGGGCACGCTCCTTTCACACTGGAGCTCAGACTACGCAGCGGCGATAACCTGGTGCACTGGTTCCGGGTGCATGGCCAACCCCAGCGGTCTTCGCCGGATGGTCGTTCCACCTGGGTGCTGACTGGCGTGGACATTGACGACCTTCAGGCCGAACGTCAGCGCAGTGCCCAATTGCAGGCCATCGTAGACGCGAGTGCCAGCTGTGTCAAAATCCTGGATCTCGACTCCCACCTGCTCTGGATGAACCAGGGTGGCATGGCCACCATGGAGATTGACGATTTCGACGTGTGCCGCAATCTGCTGTGGCTGGATTTCTGGGAAGGTGACACGCGCGCGGTAGTCGAAGACGCGATCAACCGGGCGCGTGGAGGCGAACACGTGACCTTCGAAGCGGCCCGCACAACCTTCAAAGGCACGCCAAAATGGTGGGAAATCAGCATTACGCCCCTCTATAACGCTGAGGGCCGTATTGACCGGCTCAGCGCAGTGTCACGTGACATCACGGCATCAAAAGCGGCTCAGGAAGCGGTTGCCGCTCTGGATGCCTTTGTGGCGTTCAGTGAGATTGCTGGTGTCAGCACCGATGTTCTGCTGCTCGCCCTCCATGCGGTGGCGGTGCTGCGGAGCACTCTCGGAGACGTCACCGTCGCTTATTACACCTTACACGGCGACCTGTGGAAGGCCCAGGTGTGGTCGGACGATCTCGCTCCTGAGATCACAGCGGTGCTTGCTGCGGGGATTCCAGTTACCGCTCCCAGCTTTGCCCAGGCCCTGGAGACGGCCCAACCCGTCTTTGTCGCCGGCTGGGACGCAGACGCCCAGGGGGTGCCCCGTACCGAGGAGTACGGCGCGGCCGCGTTCTCTCCCTGTTTCGTGGCTGGGCACGCACAGGGGCTGCTGGCCATGGGCACGAAGAAGGCTGGTCACCTCAATGAAAGGGAGCAGGCGGTGTTCCGGGCGGTGGGCCGCAGTCTCACGCTCGCGCTGGAACGTGCGGAGGTCGCGCAGCGCATCATCGACCAGCGGACCGAGCTGGCGGCCCGCACCCGGGCACTCGAAGGCTTCGCAGCCCTGACGCATGACCTGACCTTGCATCCAGAGCGGGAGGTCCTGCTGCGCCGGTCCATGGAACTGGTTCTTTCGTTGGTCCCCACAGGGTACGCCGTGTACTACCAGCGGCAGGGGAGTTGCTGGTGTGCCACAGCGCAGGTCGGGGATGTCGGCTCGGCAGACCTTCAGGCCGCCATTGAGAACGGCTTCCCCTTTGGACAGACACCCAGCCTGGATAATCCCTGGAAGACGAAGGAAGCACTCTTCCAGGATGAGTATGACCACACTACCGATGTGGAGGCCTCACTGGTGCAGCACCTCCGGACAATCGCGACCCTGCCAGTCATGGTGGAGGGCAGGGTGCACGGCATTTTTAATGTGAACCTCTTTGAATCCCGGACCTGGAGTGCGGCAGACCGCGCGGTGCTCACCAGCATCGCCCACAGTCTGGGGCTCGCGATGGACAGTGCCCAGGGCGTCATTCACCTGGCCGAAGAGCGCCGCAAGTTGGAGTCCGCGAATGAGGAACTCGAGGCGTTCGCGTACTCGGTTTCGCACGACCTGCGCACCCCCGTGCGGCACATCGTCGGCTTCGCCGCACTCCTCCGTAAGCATCTCAGCGCCGGGGTGGATGACAAAGCCGCCCGTTACCTCACGGTGATCGACGAAGCTGCCGGGCGGATGAACAGCCTGATCGACGCCATGCTGGACCTGTCACGAACCTCCCGTCTCCCACTGAGAGTAACTCCGGTAGACCTCGGCATCCTCCTGGACCGGGTGAAACTGGATCTGCGACCCGACCTGTCGGGTCGGGAGGTGCGCTGGGAGGTCAGGCCCCTTCCTGTCGTGATGGGGGATCCGGACATGTTGCTTCAGGTCCTGGAGAACATGCTGTCGAACGCCCTGAAGTACACCCGGAACCGGGAAGTGGCCACCATCGAGGTCTGGGCGGAAGAACGGGACCGGGAATGGGTGGTCTTCGTTCGGGACAATGGCGCGGGGTTCGACCCACGGTACGGTGAAAAGCTTTTCGGCGTCTTTCAACGATTACACCGGCAGGACGAGTTCGAAGGCGTCGGGGTAGGGCTGGCCAACGTCCGGCGCATCATTCACCGGCATGGGGGAAAGGTCACGGCAGACGGTTCACCCGGGCAGGGGGCGACGTTCAGCTTCACCATGCCCATGCCGTGA
- a CDS encoding response regulator, giving the protein MLLVEDDPNDVLMASLAFEVTGFDSEVAIVNNGRDALDFLHRSGRHAHWPEGVPQLILTDLNMPQMDGLELLKTIKEDDRLAEIPVVVLTTSTAERDREACALLGANDYLVKPHNFEDFVLLIDTLTTRWLQTDSLAM; this is encoded by the coding sequence ATGTTGTTGGTCGAGGACGATCCAAACGACGTGCTCATGGCCTCCCTCGCGTTTGAGGTCACCGGATTCGACAGCGAAGTGGCCATTGTCAACAACGGACGCGACGCGCTGGACTTTCTGCATCGGTCGGGCCGCCACGCCCACTGGCCGGAGGGTGTTCCGCAATTGATTTTGACTGACCTCAACATGCCGCAGATGGACGGTCTGGAACTGCTGAAAACCATCAAAGAAGATGACCGTCTGGCCGAGATCCCTGTGGTGGTGCTCACGACCTCAACCGCCGAGCGGGACCGTGAAGCCTGCGCGCTCCTGGGCGCGAACGATTACCTCGTGAAACCGCATAACTTTGAGGATTTCGTCTTACTCATTGACACCCTGACCACCCGTTGGCTTCAAACCGACAGCCTCGCCATGTAG